The Panicum hallii strain FIL2 chromosome 9, PHallii_v3.1, whole genome shotgun sequence genome has a window encoding:
- the LOC112873455 gene encoding rRNA 2'-O-methyltransferase fibrillarin-like has translation MSTGGAGSTGGAGVAAGAGGAAGAGGAGHGAGHAAQGAAGAGGSRGGARRGGASRGGAGGSKGHARISSLPKSDVPGSEKFKKKALQNEDFLREIFGYISNGETDHWNPMSDNVDGAGDTENIDGAREEEEEDNMLHDWSYREEEDEEVQEVSPANGNKKEELVLF, from the exons ATGTCCACGGGCGGCGCGGGCTCCACGGGCGGTGCGGGCGTCGCGgctggcgcgggcggcgcggctggcgcgGGGGGCGCGGGCCACGGTGCGGGCCACGCGGCCCAGGGCGCGGCCGGCGCGGGAGGAAGCAGGGGAGGCGCTaggaggggcggcgcgagcaggggcggcgcgggaggcagcAAGGGTCATGCCCGCATCTCTAGTCTTCCGAAATCG GATGTGCCAGGTTCTGAAAAATTCAAGAAGAAAGCGCTGCAAAATGAAGACTTCCTTAGAGAAATATTTGGTTACATTTCTAATGGTGAAACTGATCATTGGAACCCGATGAGTGACAATGTAGATGGAGCAGGAGATACTGAAAATATAGATGGAGcaagagaggaggaagaggaggacaaTATGTTGCATGATTGGTCGTATAGAGAGGAAGAGGATGAGGAGGTTCAGGAGGTATCTCCTGCTAATGGAAATAAAAAAGAAGAGCTCGTGTTGTTCTAG